Proteins encoded by one window of Rhodohalobacter sp. SW132:
- a CDS encoding two-component system response regulator — protein MSLPVLIVDDDAGVLFLHELMVRESGFSEDILTFNGARKALDYLEKQKDKISAGIIFLDINMPGMDGWKFLELLDESGQFERVFVVMVSSSVNRSDRDKAKSFPHVIDYIEKPLDFEACEKVKKLEAISNFFEDGIS, from the coding sequence ATGAGTTTACCGGTTCTGATAGTAGATGATGACGCGGGGGTATTGTTTCTTCACGAGCTGATGGTAAGAGAAAGCGGGTTTTCTGAAGATATTTTGACTTTTAACGGAGCAAGAAAGGCTTTAGATTATCTTGAAAAACAAAAAGACAAAATTTCGGCCGGCATCATTTTTTTAGATATAAATATGCCGGGAATGGACGGCTGGAAATTTTTAGAGTTATTGGACGAGTCAGGTCAATTTGAACGGGTATTTGTGGTTATGGTTTCCTCATCAGTAAACCGGTCAGATCGTGATAAAGCAAAATCTTTTCCGCATGTAATCGACTATATTGAAAAACCTCTTGATTTTGAAGCTTGTGAAAAGGTGAAGAAGCTTGAAGCCATAAGTAATTTTTTTGAAGACGGAATCTCATAA
- a CDS encoding antibiotic biosynthesis monooxygenase family protein: MAFTAVSKFEVRNNMEDQVRKAFINRPKLVENADGFIGLNVISPKENPAEFWLITHWKSEDHFHHWHDHHRSESHKGIPKGLKLVKRSFELRYFDHITS, from the coding sequence ATGGCATTTACTGCGGTCAGCAAGTTTGAGGTTCGTAATAATATGGAGGACCAGGTACGCAAAGCGTTTATAAACCGACCGAAACTGGTTGAGAATGCCGATGGATTTATAGGCCTGAATGTGATTAGTCCAAAAGAGAACCCAGCAGAATTCTGGTTGATAACTCACTGGAAATCTGAAGATCATTTCCATCACTGGCACGATCATCACCGAAGCGAATCACACAAAGGAATTCCAAAAGGGCTGAAATTGGTGAAGCGAAGTTTCGAGCTGCGGTATTTCGATCATATAACATCCTGA
- a CDS encoding PAS domain S-box protein: MKRDQRYLDILLVEDNAGDALLVKEFMEEAFANVVLQKATTFSEAESHLRDKSLYDAILLDLSLPDSDGIELVLSVLDLAKGAPVIVLTGYSNLEFSVESLSSGVSDYLLKDELSSTLLYKSIVYSIERNSFSLRLKKSERNYRHLFELSPVPMWVYDLTTLTFLDVNEAAIKHYGYSKDEFLKMTIRDIRLQEERENMDKAIQSIRSEPMATGSGIHRHKKKNGEIIQVEVSGSAIEYKDRSARLVLADDITEKLREQQRLKQLESVVTNTTEAVIILEANPADGQGRKILYVNDAFTQITGYTRDEVLGETVEFMYGPRTEQEKLNRITSAMKNWEICNIELINYKKDGTPIWINTSLVPVADEEGNYVQWVSIGRDVSRQKAYEKRLEDSLDEKEVLLSEIHHRVKNNLAVISSLMQLQAFNATDEELEKKLHDSVFRVSTMATIHEILYQSGNFSKLNFSEIIEKLIHNLEKVLGGDTVIEHCVEKQPIELNINQAIPCSLMINEVITNVYKHAFKGREKGKLNVRLELKDGEVFLEIADNGIGLPEYAEVGNTDSLGLHLIQVLTTQLKGESDLSSDENGTRFTLSFQKMDVSGIGSSSM; encoded by the coding sequence ATGAAGAGAGATCAACGCTACTTAGATATTCTTCTGGTCGAAGATAATGCAGGGGATGCCCTGCTCGTTAAAGAATTTATGGAAGAGGCTTTTGCAAATGTGGTTCTTCAAAAAGCCACTACCTTTTCTGAGGCTGAAAGCCATCTGCGTGATAAAAGTTTATATGACGCAATTTTGCTTGATCTGTCACTGCCCGATTCCGATGGAATAGAACTTGTACTTAGTGTGCTTGATCTTGCGAAAGGCGCTCCTGTTATTGTGTTAACCGGCTATTCAAATCTCGAATTTAGTGTGGAATCACTCTCCAGCGGAGTTTCTGACTACCTTTTAAAAGATGAACTCTCCTCAACGCTCCTGTATAAAAGCATCGTATACAGTATTGAACGAAACTCTTTTTCGCTTAGACTAAAAAAATCAGAGAGAAATTATCGTCATCTGTTTGAACTTAGTCCGGTTCCAATGTGGGTGTATGATCTCACAACACTGACGTTTCTGGATGTGAATGAGGCGGCGATAAAACACTATGGATATTCCAAGGATGAGTTTTTGAAGATGACAATCCGTGATATCCGCCTGCAGGAGGAACGCGAAAATATGGATAAGGCGATTCAGTCGATTCGGTCTGAACCGATGGCCACAGGGTCGGGTATTCATCGCCATAAAAAGAAAAATGGTGAAATCATCCAGGTGGAAGTTAGCGGCAGCGCGATTGAGTATAAAGACAGAAGTGCCCGGCTGGTGCTGGCCGATGATATTACAGAAAAACTCAGGGAGCAGCAGAGACTCAAACAACTGGAATCGGTAGTCACAAATACTACGGAGGCGGTAATTATCCTTGAAGCAAACCCTGCAGACGGGCAGGGCCGCAAGATACTTTACGTAAATGATGCGTTCACCCAAATCACGGGGTATACCCGGGATGAAGTTTTAGGAGAGACTGTTGAATTTATGTACGGGCCGCGTACCGAGCAGGAAAAGCTGAACCGGATTACATCTGCCATGAAAAACTGGGAAATCTGTAATATTGAACTGATCAACTACAAAAAAGATGGCACCCCAATCTGGATTAATACCTCTCTCGTACCGGTTGCGGATGAAGAAGGGAATTATGTTCAATGGGTGTCAATTGGCAGAGATGTATCCAGACAAAAAGCGTATGAAAAACGCCTCGAAGATTCTCTCGATGAGAAAGAAGTTTTGCTTTCAGAAATCCATCACAGGGTTAAAAATAACCTGGCGGTAATATCCAGCCTGATGCAGCTTCAGGCGTTTAACGCTACAGATGAAGAACTTGAAAAGAAATTGCATGACAGCGTTTTTCGTGTGAGTACAATGGCCACAATTCACGAAATTTTATACCAGTCAGGCAATTTTTCAAAACTGAATTTCTCTGAAATTATTGAAAAACTTATCCACAATCTCGAGAAAGTACTGGGCGGTGATACCGTTATTGAGCACTGCGTGGAAAAACAGCCTATAGAACTGAATATCAACCAGGCCATACCGTGTTCATTAATGATTAATGAAGTGATCACCAATGTGTATAAACATGCATTTAAAGGAAGAGAGAAGGGGAAATTAAACGTTCGACTTGAATTGAAAGACGGTGAAGTATTTCTGGAAATCGCCGATAATGGAATAGGACTGCCAGAATATGCAGAAGTGGGAAATACAGATTCCCTGGGTCTGCATCTGATTCAGGTACTTACAACACAATTAAAAGGTGAATCAGACCTGAGTAGTGACGAAAACGGTACACGATTTACTCTGAGTTTTCAGAAAATGGATGTTTCAGGAATCGGTAGTTCAAGCATGTGA
- a CDS encoding ATP-binding protein: MPKNQLPVPLFDILDSESMSKAAGFWSEVQSREFVREYELLVARGNQLSLPLKFTAGTFNNRVWVIAAQSEKGLNEMLDELMLINNEQQNIIRRTEKKLSQTGQYAGTQSFDSYDEITRMNNELVNVQRQLIKKNEEINRLNNELKQSNKELEHFAHSISHDLKEPLRMVTSFLKLLNQRYSGQLDEKADKYIHFAVDGAGRMKVLIDDLLEFSRVGRVNSTYEKTDLNHVLENVMKLLEHIIKEQNADVNWNHLPEIRCQTMPMQQLFANLISNSIKYRKEDEQPVVNIDYKEKANQWLFSVQDNGIGINSEFHSAVFEVFRRIDTNSDVSGTGMGLAICKKIVEEHGGKIWVESEEGEGSTFIFTIKKL, from the coding sequence GTGCCCAAGAATCAACTGCCGGTACCCTTATTTGATATTCTTGACAGTGAAAGTATGTCGAAGGCAGCAGGTTTCTGGAGTGAAGTGCAGAGCAGAGAGTTTGTACGAGAATATGAGCTCCTCGTTGCAAGAGGGAATCAACTATCTCTTCCTCTGAAGTTTACAGCAGGAACGTTCAACAACAGAGTATGGGTAATTGCCGCTCAAAGTGAGAAAGGGTTGAATGAAATGCTCGATGAATTGATGCTGATTAATAATGAGCAGCAGAATATCATCCGCAGGACAGAGAAGAAACTGAGCCAAACCGGCCAATATGCAGGAACCCAGTCATTCGACTCCTACGATGAAATAACCCGGATGAATAATGAACTGGTAAACGTCCAGAGGCAACTCATCAAAAAGAATGAAGAAATTAACCGATTAAACAATGAGCTTAAACAAAGTAATAAAGAACTTGAACATTTTGCACACTCCATCTCACATGATTTAAAGGAGCCGCTCAGAATGGTCACATCTTTTTTAAAGCTTTTGAATCAACGCTACTCTGGTCAGCTTGATGAAAAAGCCGATAAATACATTCATTTTGCAGTAGATGGTGCTGGCAGGATGAAAGTGTTGATTGATGACCTGCTCGAATTCTCACGTGTTGGAAGGGTGAACAGTACATACGAAAAAACCGATTTAAATCATGTGCTGGAAAACGTCATGAAACTGCTTGAACACATTATAAAAGAACAAAATGCAGACGTTAACTGGAATCACCTGCCTGAAATTCGCTGTCAAACTATGCCTATGCAGCAACTTTTTGCGAACTTAATCTCAAACAGTATCAAATATCGGAAAGAAGATGAACAGCCGGTTGTGAACATTGATTACAAAGAAAAAGCGAACCAGTGGCTTTTTTCCGTGCAGGATAACGGTATAGGTATAAATTCAGAGTTTCATTCGGCTGTTTTTGAAGTATTCCGGAGAATAGATACAAATTCGGATGTTTCAGGTACCGGGATGGGGCTCGCAATTTGTAAAAAAATTGTGGAGGAGCATGGAGGGAAAATTTGGGTGGAATCGGAAGAGGGAGAAGGGAGTACGTTTATTTTTACAATAAAAAAATTGTGA
- a CDS encoding ATP-binding protein — protein sequence MMVEEATTLEKDLILLIQSQNHDLEDLIPTSVKSQNIRCRFVEDFSDLMDKEMEGQIITFIVGSDVQDPVQSAQRLHSLEKDAKIILLRDSEKKKSILKEAIRFSPFIGMEVFCLDQSNESDLESLSGILQDSLQAVQYRSIIAATNSQIPYSVPAQLQSQKFNHQFINKLMDMAPIGIAIINRKGEILGWNKEATSIFNRNESQVLGNPLSQLFHPPERRKLDKYLQLGFQDQNSANNFDLNRKKDNTTRQFLNFKVSLFTHSEVPEPVLITVIKDITERKLAEKKLQKLNRSLKHKTKVLEASNAELEQFAFVASHDLQEPLRMITSFLSRLEEKYDSVLDEKGKKYIHLATDGAQRMRHIILDLLDFSRIGRINMERNKVDVNQVLQEVISLNKNIIKENRAKVKSECEMPVINAAEGPMHQLFQNLLNNAIKYQEKGKQPVVIISCKEDQEYWQFSVRDNGIGINPEYTDKIFNIFQRLHGNDEYSGTGMGLAICKKIVEEHGGKIWVESEEDEGSTFFFTLKKNGNHPSG from the coding sequence ATGATGGTTGAAGAGGCTACCACATTGGAAAAGGATTTAATACTGCTGATACAGTCGCAAAATCACGATCTTGAAGATCTGATTCCGACATCTGTAAAAAGTCAGAATATTCGATGCAGGTTTGTAGAGGATTTTTCTGATCTCATGGATAAGGAAATGGAAGGTCAGATTATCACTTTTATAGTCGGGAGTGATGTTCAGGATCCTGTTCAAAGTGCCCAGCGTTTACATTCCCTTGAAAAAGATGCCAAAATTATTCTTTTAAGGGATTCTGAAAAGAAAAAAAGTATACTCAAAGAGGCCATTCGATTCTCTCCATTTATCGGTATGGAAGTATTTTGCCTTGATCAATCCAATGAATCAGACCTGGAAAGTCTGTCCGGAATTCTTCAGGACAGTTTGCAAGCTGTACAATACCGGTCAATCATTGCTGCTACCAATTCCCAGATACCCTATTCTGTACCTGCTCAACTTCAATCTCAAAAATTTAATCATCAGTTTATCAACAAACTGATGGATATGGCCCCTATTGGTATTGCAATTATCAACAGGAAGGGAGAAATATTGGGATGGAATAAAGAAGCGACTTCTATCTTTAATAGAAATGAATCACAGGTTTTGGGAAACCCCCTAAGCCAGCTGTTTCACCCTCCGGAGAGGCGTAAATTGGATAAATATCTGCAATTGGGTTTCCAGGATCAGAATTCGGCAAACAACTTCGATCTAAATAGAAAAAAAGATAATACAACCCGGCAATTTCTAAATTTCAAGGTATCACTGTTCACACATTCTGAGGTGCCTGAACCTGTTCTTATAACAGTGATTAAAGATATAACAGAGCGTAAACTGGCAGAAAAGAAATTACAGAAACTGAATCGCTCCCTAAAGCACAAAACGAAAGTACTGGAAGCTTCAAATGCAGAACTGGAACAGTTTGCCTTTGTTGCATCTCACGATCTGCAGGAACCCCTTCGAATGATTACAAGTTTTTTGTCCAGGCTCGAAGAAAAGTATGATTCAGTATTGGATGAAAAAGGAAAAAAATACATTCATCTTGCAACAGATGGTGCGCAAAGAATGCGGCACATTATTCTTGACCTGCTTGATTTTTCACGCATCGGCCGAATAAATATGGAAAGAAATAAGGTTGATGTGAACCAGGTTCTTCAAGAAGTTATCTCGCTTAATAAAAATATTATTAAAGAAAACCGAGCCAAAGTTAAGTCAGAGTGTGAAATGCCGGTAATAAATGCTGCTGAAGGTCCCATGCACCAGTTATTTCAAAACCTTCTGAATAATGCAATAAAATACCAGGAAAAAGGAAAGCAGCCTGTCGTAATTATCTCGTGTAAAGAAGATCAGGAATACTGGCAGTTTTCAGTTCGGGATAACGGAATCGGTATCAATCCTGAATATACTGACAAAATTTTCAATATTTTTCAGCGCCTCCATGGGAATGATGAATACAGCGGAACCGGGATGGGTCTTGCGATCTGCAAAAAAATTGTGGAGGAGCATGGAGGAAAAATTTGGGTTGAATCAGAAGAGGATGAAGGGAGTACATTCTTTTTTACATTGAAAAAAAATGGGAATCATCCCTCAGGTTAA
- a CDS encoding B12-binding domain-containing protein, whose product MEDKIIEEITRLKEELAGRITELHFNNNPGLEKRYGEAGRKKCFDDAVYHLNYLIEAIRLNSRQLFNHYLEWAWHMLEARNIPQEDLVENIGYIKKAISEKTNHSGIVIEFLDSGANHLEELKPAEQTYIVKSNPLYEEAKKYLELLLDGKRNHAAELIDELVKTGTPVEQIYEYIFQVTQYEVGSLWQMNQVTVAHEHYCTAATQLIMSRLYPIIFSTEKHGSRMVACSVSGELHEIGIRMVSDYFEMDGWDSYYLGSNMPDGHLIDAIREHNADLLAISITLPLHIGKVKALIEKIRGIEEYDNLKIMVGGYPFGVIPGLEQKIGADATARTAAQAVETANEMVKPNISQ is encoded by the coding sequence TTGGAAGATAAAATCATCGAAGAAATAACCCGCCTTAAGGAGGAGCTGGCCGGCAGGATAACTGAACTTCATTTCAATAATAATCCCGGGCTGGAAAAGCGGTATGGCGAAGCAGGAAGAAAAAAGTGCTTCGATGATGCAGTTTACCACCTGAACTATCTTATTGAAGCTATCAGGTTGAATAGCCGTCAACTTTTTAATCATTATCTTGAGTGGGCATGGCATATGCTTGAAGCCAGGAATATACCTCAGGAAGATCTCGTTGAAAATATTGGGTATATAAAAAAGGCGATATCGGAAAAAACCAACCATTCAGGAATTGTGATTGAATTTCTTGACTCGGGTGCAAATCACCTGGAAGAGCTGAAACCTGCAGAGCAGACCTATATTGTGAAAAGTAATCCGCTTTATGAGGAAGCGAAGAAATACCTTGAGCTGCTGCTGGACGGGAAAAGAAACCATGCCGCAGAGTTGATTGATGAACTGGTTAAAACCGGAACGCCGGTGGAGCAAATTTACGAATACATTTTCCAGGTCACCCAGTACGAGGTAGGCTCACTTTGGCAGATGAATCAGGTTACTGTTGCTCATGAACACTACTGCACAGCAGCCACGCAGCTCATTATGTCGAGGCTTTATCCTATTATTTTTTCAACAGAGAAACATGGATCCAGGATGGTGGCTTGTTCAGTATCAGGTGAGCTGCATGAAATCGGTATTCGCATGGTTTCTGATTATTTTGAAATGGATGGCTGGGATTCCTATTATCTGGGTAGCAATATGCCTGATGGGCACTTGATTGATGCGATCAGAGAGCATAACGCAGATTTGCTTGCCATATCGATTACACTGCCATTACACATTGGTAAAGTAAAAGCGCTGATTGAAAAGATTCGGGGAATTGAAGAATATGATAATCTTAAGATAATGGTCGGAGGATATCCGTTTGGTGTGATTCCCGGTTTAGAGCAAAAAATTGGTGCCGATGCCACAGCCAGAACGGCGGCCCAGGCTGTTGAGACTGCAAATGAAATGGTTAAACCGAATATATCACAGTGA
- a CDS encoding PAS domain S-box protein yields the protein MIYDIKTNYRLLVVEDNPGDYALIEGYLSAVSFVGQLDHAKNFSEMNRMLNGVSKTDYHAVLLDLKLPDKEGEDLIRETIKLAHPAPVIALTGLSDMSFSVRSLSMGISDYIEKDKLDSYGLWRSIRYSIERNAMYKKLSASEKRYRELFENNPSPMLIWDPETGQILDSNTEAQLKYGYGEKEFQNLTVNDIQLNKFERPINGNGRNSFDYSHYPPKQIWRHKKKNGEIFLTEINGHLIEFKNKTATLMLLNDVTEKIDLQEKMIENVLQAEERERNRVARELHDGIVQQLAACGMFTQNLMDEINNPDSLKEKINKLYELMQQTTLQTRDLSHNLQSAEFDVMTISDLLRRLVQQLTSSSHIDFSLKDHLPDHIELPTKVKVNLYRIVQELCANITKHSGATNADIIIEHTGDQLILKIRDNGKYFDPETADSHGAGLINVNSRVFRLGGSINYQPLEIGMMVQIEIPLED from the coding sequence ATGATTTACGATATAAAAACCAATTACCGGCTATTGGTAGTAGAGGATAACCCCGGCGATTATGCGCTGATCGAGGGCTATCTGTCTGCAGTTTCCTTTGTTGGGCAGCTCGATCACGCAAAGAACTTTTCCGAAATGAACCGGATGCTGAATGGCGTTTCAAAAACGGACTATCATGCGGTGCTACTGGATTTGAAACTGCCCGATAAAGAGGGTGAAGATCTGATCCGGGAAACCATAAAGCTGGCTCATCCTGCCCCAGTAATTGCGTTAACCGGGCTGTCTGATATGTCGTTTAGCGTTCGTTCACTCAGTATGGGGATTTCAGATTATATCGAAAAAGATAAGCTGGATTCGTATGGACTCTGGAGAAGTATTCGGTACAGCATTGAACGAAATGCGATGTATAAAAAACTGAGTGCATCGGAAAAGCGGTATCGTGAGCTCTTTGAAAATAACCCGTCTCCGATGTTGATTTGGGATCCGGAAACAGGGCAGATTCTTGATTCAAATACGGAAGCGCAACTTAAATATGGGTACGGGGAAAAAGAGTTCCAAAACCTGACTGTTAATGATATTCAGCTGAACAAATTTGAAAGGCCCATTAATGGAAATGGGCGAAATAGTTTTGATTACTCCCATTATCCCCCAAAACAGATCTGGCGCCACAAAAAAAAGAATGGCGAAATATTTCTGACAGAAATAAACGGACATTTGATAGAGTTTAAAAACAAAACTGCCACATTGATGCTTCTGAACGATGTAACGGAGAAAATTGATCTTCAGGAAAAAATGATTGAGAATGTTCTGCAGGCTGAAGAGCGAGAACGCAACCGTGTGGCCAGGGAGTTACATGACGGAATTGTGCAACAACTGGCCGCTTGCGGTATGTTTACGCAGAATCTGATGGATGAAATTAACAATCCAGATTCGCTGAAAGAAAAAATCAACAAACTATACGAATTAATGCAGCAAACTACGCTGCAAACCCGTGACCTTTCACACAACCTGCAGTCGGCAGAATTCGATGTTATGACGATTTCTGATCTGCTTCGCCGACTGGTTCAGCAGCTTACATCCTCTTCCCATATCGATTTTTCCCTGAAAGATCATCTGCCCGACCATATTGAGCTGCCGACAAAAGTAAAGGTGAACCTATACAGAATTGTGCAGGAGTTGTGTGCGAATATCACGAAACACTCCGGCGCTACGAATGCAGATATTATCATTGAGCACACCGGTGATCAGTTAATATTAAAAATCCGGGATAATGGAAAATATTTTGATCCCGAAACGGCAGATTCACACGGGGCAGGACTAATCAATGTGAATAGCCGCGTATTTCGCTTGGGAGGATCTATAAATTATCAGCCTCTCGAAATCGGCATGATGGTACAGATTGAGATTCCTCTGGAGGATTAA
- a CDS encoding response regulator, which translates to MKSVQILLVEDNEGDIMLIEEAFDEAKLANNLNVVKNGEKAIQFLNKEEPFTSAVTPDLIILDVNLPRKNGHEVLQYIKNSSKLKHIPVIMLTTSSSDKDISLSYENHANCYITKPVEVNDFLRAVTSIEDFWISLVQLPTHT; encoded by the coding sequence ATGAAGTCGGTACAAATATTATTGGTTGAAGATAATGAAGGTGATATCATGCTGATTGAGGAGGCTTTCGATGAGGCAAAGCTTGCCAACAATCTAAATGTGGTGAAAAATGGTGAAAAAGCTATTCAATTTCTCAACAAAGAGGAGCCGTTTACCAGTGCAGTTACCCCGGACCTGATCATTCTTGATGTAAATCTCCCCCGTAAAAACGGTCACGAAGTTTTGCAGTACATTAAAAACAGCAGTAAACTAAAGCATATACCTGTTATTATGCTTACCACCTCCTCATCAGATAAGGATATTTCTCTTTCATATGAAAATCACGCGAATTGTTACATCACCAAGCCGGTTGAGGTTAACGATTTTCTGAGAGCGGTTACCAGCATTGAGGATTTCTGGATAAGTCTTGTACAACTGCCAACGCATACATAA
- a CDS encoding acyl-CoA dehydrogenase family protein produces MNTHVSLEETLRIVRKIASDELTPRAEEIDKTGKWPEKSIRALQQAGLGGIAIPSELGGHGQGLTGVAKVCEILGHECASTAMCFGMHLVGSAVLAAKATPHQKEHYIAPIVKGEHLTTLSISEPGTGSHFYIPEAELKNEKNGKYTLNGTKSFVTNGSYADSYVVSAVIPAPDTAVGQFTCVVVDNRSEGLNWKGKWEGIGMKGNSSRTVEINNLRLSENNILGEKGDQIWYVFEVVAPYFLTAMAGTYLGIAASALEEATNHLNNRSHTHTGTALSHQPVLQHRLGAIWAKVESARQLLYSAAEKGDTGSPDALLSVLSSKAVVSDCVVEVVNEVMTLMGGKAYASEGKLSRHLRDARASHVMAPTTDLLKTWMGRALLDVPLLGD; encoded by the coding sequence ATGAACACACATGTATCCTTAGAGGAGACGTTGAGGATTGTCCGGAAAATTGCATCCGATGAACTTACTCCGCGTGCAGAAGAAATTGATAAAACAGGCAAGTGGCCTGAGAAGTCAATCCGGGCATTGCAGCAGGCGGGATTAGGTGGTATTGCAATACCTTCTGAACTGGGCGGTCATGGGCAGGGTCTGACCGGTGTCGCAAAGGTTTGTGAAATACTGGGTCATGAATGTGCTTCAACGGCCATGTGCTTTGGTATGCACCTGGTGGGTTCTGCTGTGTTAGCGGCAAAGGCAACCCCGCATCAAAAAGAACATTATATCGCCCCTATTGTAAAAGGAGAACACCTTACAACTCTGTCGATAAGTGAGCCCGGAACAGGGTCTCATTTTTATATACCCGAAGCAGAGCTTAAAAATGAAAAGAATGGAAAGTACACCCTGAATGGGACCAAATCTTTTGTGACAAATGGTAGTTACGCAGATTCATACGTGGTATCTGCTGTTATACCTGCACCTGATACAGCAGTTGGACAATTTACATGTGTGGTCGTAGATAATCGATCTGAGGGACTGAACTGGAAGGGGAAATGGGAAGGAATTGGGATGAAAGGCAACTCTTCACGTACCGTTGAAATAAATAATCTCCGGCTGTCAGAAAATAATATTCTGGGGGAGAAGGGGGATCAGATCTGGTATGTTTTTGAAGTGGTTGCCCCCTATTTTTTAACGGCTATGGCAGGCACCTATTTAGGTATCGCTGCCTCTGCTTTGGAAGAAGCAACCAATCATTTAAACAACAGATCTCATACCCATACCGGAACTGCTTTATCTCATCAGCCCGTTTTGCAGCATCGCCTTGGGGCAATTTGGGCTAAGGTTGAAAGTGCACGGCAGCTTCTTTATTCAGCAGCTGAAAAAGGAGATACCGGGAGTCCGGATGCTTTGCTCTCTGTTCTAAGTTCCAAAGCGGTAGTTTCAGATTGTGTTGTGGAGGTTGTAAACGAAGTCATGACTCTGATGGGAGGCAAAGCCTATGCATCTGAAGGAAAACTTTCAAGACATTTGAGGGATGCCCGCGCATCACACGTTATGGCTCCCACTACCGATCTGCTAAAAACCTGGATGGGCAGGGCTCTGCTTGACGTCCCGCTTTTGGGAGATTAA